From a single Brassica rapa cultivar Chiifu-401-42 chromosome A01, CAAS_Brap_v3.01, whole genome shotgun sequence genomic region:
- the LOC103829217 gene encoding auxin response factor 1 isoform X3: MCSLILVNFLKEMPLCQSKETTREHVIHVVEQPREREREREREREKTIKIKKSKGSIGEKRGSHSQRVRVGFNQTLTVSLALGFVKIVESWKGKRIQNQTDSQMAASNHPCGKPGGALSDALCRELWHACAGPLVTLPREGERVYYFPEGHMEQLEASMHQGLEQQMPSFNLPSKILCKVINIQRRAEPETDEVYAQITLLPEADQSEPMSPDAPVQEPEKCTVHSFCKTLTASDTSTHGGFSVLRRHADDCLPPLDMSQQPPWQELVATDLHNNEWHFRHIFRGQPRRHLLTTGWSVFVSSKKLVAGDAFIFLRGENEELRVGVRRHMRQQTNIPSSVISSHSMHIGVLATAAHAITTGTIFSVFYKPRTSRSEFIVSVNRYLEAKNQKLAVGMRFKMRFEGEEAPEKRFSGTIVGVQENKSSVWHDSEWRSLKVQWDEPSSVFRPERVSPWELEPLVANNTPSAHLPPQRNKRPRPPGLLSPTTAPSTPVTADGVWKSPADNPSSVPLFSPPAKTAAFGLGGNKSFGVSIGSAFWPTHADGAAESFASALNNESPTEKKQTNGNVCRLFGFELVENMNVDECFSAASVSGAVAVDQPVPSNEFDSGQQSESLNINQANLPSGSGDHEKSSLRSPQKSQSRQIRSCTKVHMQGSAVGRAVDLTRSECYEDLFKKLEEMFDIKGELLESTKKWQVVYTDDEDDMMMVGDDPWNEFCGMVRKIFIYTPEEVKKLSPKNKLTVNVRMQPKTDADENGNTEGRSSSMAGSR; the protein is encoded by the exons ATGTGCTCACTCATTTTGGTTAATTTTCTGAAGGAAATGCCCCTTTGCCAAAGTAAAGAGACTACTAGAGAGCATGTCATACATGTGGTTGAACAAccgcgagagagagagagagagagagagagagagagggaaaagacaataaaaataaagaaaagtaaAGGAAGCATTGGAGAAAAAAGAGGCAGCCATAGCCAGAGGGTTCGTGTCGGCTTCAACCAAACACTGACGGT GTCGCTGGCTCTTGGTTTTGTCAAGATCGTTGAATCTTGGAAAG GTAAACGTATCCAAAATCAAACGGATTCTCAAATGGCAGCTAGCAATCATCCATGTGGAAAACCTGGag GGGCTTTAAGTGATGCTTTATGTAGGGAGCTGTGGCATGCTTGTGCCGGACCTCTTGTAACCCTACCTCGTGAAGGGGAAAGAGTTTATTATTTCCCTGAAGGTCACATGGAGCAG CTTGAGGCATCAATGCATCAAGGTCTGGAACAGCAGATGCCTTCCTTTAATCTCCCATCTAAGATTCTCTGTAAAGTGATCAATATCCAGCGAAGG GCGGAGCCCGAGACTGACGAAGTATATGCGCAAATAACCTTATTGCCAGAAGCGGAT CAAAGTGAACCTATGAGCCCGGACGCCCCTGTTCAAGAACCTGAAAAGTGCACAGTGCATTCATTTTGCAAGACACTAACTGCTTCGGACACAAGCACACATGGTGGATTTTCTGTGCTACGGAGACACGCAGATGATTGTCTTCCACCCTTG GACATGTCCCAACAACCACCATGGCAAGAACTGGTTGCAACTGACTTGCACAATAATGAATGGCATTTTAGGCACATTTTCCGAG GCCAGCCAAGGCGCCATTTGCTAACAACTGGGTGGAGTGTTTTTGTTAGCTCGAAAAAACTGGTTGCTGGTGATGCTTTCATATTCTTAAG GGGTGAGAATGAAGAGCTCCGAGTTGGTGTTAGGCGGCACATGAGACAACAGACTAATATCCCCTCCTCTGTCATTTCAAGTCATAGCATGCATATTGGGGTCCTTGCGACTGCCGCTCATGCCATTACAACAGGAACAATCTTTTCCGTCTTCTACAAGCCAAG AACTAGTAGGTCAGAGTTTATTGTGAGCGTCAATAGGTATCTCGAAGCCAAGAACCAGAAGCTGGCTGTAGGCATGCGTTTCAAGATGAGATTCGAGGGTGAAGAAGCTCCCGAGAAAAG GTTCAGTGGCACAATAGTTGGTGTTCAGGAAAACAAATCTTCGGTCTGGCATGATTCTGAATGGAGATCGCTGAAG GTTCAATGGGACGAGCCTTCATCTGTGTTTCGTCCTGAAAGAGTTTCTCCATGGGAACTTGAGCCCCTAGTTGCAAATAATACGCCTTCTGCACATCTTCCTCCACAAAGGAACAAACGACCGAGACCTCCGGGTTTGCTGTCACCAACCACCGCTCCATCTACTCCTG TTACTGCAGATGGTGTGTGGAAATCCCCGGCAGACAATCCTTCCTCGGTACCGTTATTCTCTCCTCCTGCCAAGACCGCGGCCTTTGGTCTTGGTGGGAACAAATCATTTGGAGTATCCATTGGATCAGCCTTCTGGCCCACTCATGCAGATGGTGCAGCTGAATCCTTTGCTTCAGCGCTTAACAACGAGTCTCCTACTGAAAAGAAGCAAACTAATGGAAATGTCTGCAGGCTTTTTGGGTTTGAGCTGGTTGAAAATATGAATGTGGACGAATGTTTCTCTGCTGCTTCTGTGTCCGGTGCTGTCGCTGTTGATCAACCTGTCCCATCCAATGAGTTTGACTCTGGTCAGCAATCTGAATCGTTAAATATCAACCAAGCTAATCTTCCTTCGGGTAGTGGCGATCATGAGAAATCCTCTCTGAGGTCTCCTCAAAAATCGCAAAGTAGGCAGATACGTAGCTGCACAAAG GTACACATGCAAGGTAGTGCAGTAGGCAGAGCTGTTGACTTGACAAGGTCAGAGTGTTACGAGGATCTGTTCAAGAAGCTGGAAGAGATGTTCGACATCAAGGGTGAACTCTTAGAATCTACCAAAAAATGGCAAGTTGTTTACACCGATGATGAAGATGACATGATGATGGTTGGTGACGATCCATGGAA TGAGTTCTGTGGAATGGTGAGAAAGATATTTATCTACACACCCGAAGAAGTGAAGAAACTTTCACCCAAGAACAAACTCACAGTCAATGTTAGGATGCAACCCAAAACTGATGCAGACGAAAATGGGAACACAGAGGGCAGGTCATCATCGATGGCTGGATCAAGATGA
- the LOC103829217 gene encoding auxin response factor 1 isoform X1, producing the protein MPLCQSKETTREHVIHVVEQPREREREREREREKTIKIKKSKGSIGEKRGSHSQRVRVGFNQTLTVFSIFSSGFCLNPRSLALGFVKIVESWKGKRIQNQTDSQMAASNHPCGKPGGALSDALCRELWHACAGPLVTLPREGERVYYFPEGHMEQLEASMHQGLEQQMPSFNLPSKILCKVINIQRRAEPETDEVYAQITLLPEADQSEPMSPDAPVQEPEKCTVHSFCKTLTASDTSTHGGFSVLRRHADDCLPPLDMSQQPPWQELVATDLHNNEWHFRHIFRGQPRRHLLTTGWSVFVSSKKLVAGDAFIFLRGENEELRVGVRRHMRQQTNIPSSVISSHSMHIGVLATAAHAITTGTIFSVFYKPRTSRSEFIVSVNRYLEAKNQKLAVGMRFKMRFEGEEAPEKRFSGTIVGVQENKSSVWHDSEWRSLKVQWDEPSSVFRPERVSPWELEPLVANNTPSAHLPPQRNKRPRPPGLLSPTTAPSTPVTADGVWKSPADNPSSVPLFSPPAKTAAFGLGGNKSFGVSIGSAFWPTHADGAAESFASALNNESPTEKKQTNGNVCRLFGFELVENMNVDECFSAASVSGAVAVDQPVPSNEFDSGQQSESLNINQANLPSGSGDHEKSSLRSPQKSQSRQIRSCTKVHMQGSAVGRAVDLTRSECYEDLFKKLEEMFDIKGELLESTKKWQVVYTDDEDDMMMVGDDPWNEFCGMVRKIFIYTPEEVKKLSPKNKLTVNVRMQPKTDADENGNTEGRSSSMAGSR; encoded by the exons ATGCCCCTTTGCCAAAGTAAAGAGACTACTAGAGAGCATGTCATACATGTGGTTGAACAAccgcgagagagagagagagagagagagagagagagggaaaagacaataaaaataaagaaaagtaaAGGAAGCATTGGAGAAAAAAGAGGCAGCCATAGCCAGAGGGTTCGTGTCGGCTTCAACCAAACACTGACGGT ATTCTCAATCTTTTCATCTGGGTTTTGTTTGAACCCTAGGTCGCTGGCTCTTGGTTTTGTCAAGATCGTTGAATCTTGGAAAG GTAAACGTATCCAAAATCAAACGGATTCTCAAATGGCAGCTAGCAATCATCCATGTGGAAAACCTGGag GGGCTTTAAGTGATGCTTTATGTAGGGAGCTGTGGCATGCTTGTGCCGGACCTCTTGTAACCCTACCTCGTGAAGGGGAAAGAGTTTATTATTTCCCTGAAGGTCACATGGAGCAG CTTGAGGCATCAATGCATCAAGGTCTGGAACAGCAGATGCCTTCCTTTAATCTCCCATCTAAGATTCTCTGTAAAGTGATCAATATCCAGCGAAGG GCGGAGCCCGAGACTGACGAAGTATATGCGCAAATAACCTTATTGCCAGAAGCGGAT CAAAGTGAACCTATGAGCCCGGACGCCCCTGTTCAAGAACCTGAAAAGTGCACAGTGCATTCATTTTGCAAGACACTAACTGCTTCGGACACAAGCACACATGGTGGATTTTCTGTGCTACGGAGACACGCAGATGATTGTCTTCCACCCTTG GACATGTCCCAACAACCACCATGGCAAGAACTGGTTGCAACTGACTTGCACAATAATGAATGGCATTTTAGGCACATTTTCCGAG GCCAGCCAAGGCGCCATTTGCTAACAACTGGGTGGAGTGTTTTTGTTAGCTCGAAAAAACTGGTTGCTGGTGATGCTTTCATATTCTTAAG GGGTGAGAATGAAGAGCTCCGAGTTGGTGTTAGGCGGCACATGAGACAACAGACTAATATCCCCTCCTCTGTCATTTCAAGTCATAGCATGCATATTGGGGTCCTTGCGACTGCCGCTCATGCCATTACAACAGGAACAATCTTTTCCGTCTTCTACAAGCCAAG AACTAGTAGGTCAGAGTTTATTGTGAGCGTCAATAGGTATCTCGAAGCCAAGAACCAGAAGCTGGCTGTAGGCATGCGTTTCAAGATGAGATTCGAGGGTGAAGAAGCTCCCGAGAAAAG GTTCAGTGGCACAATAGTTGGTGTTCAGGAAAACAAATCTTCGGTCTGGCATGATTCTGAATGGAGATCGCTGAAG GTTCAATGGGACGAGCCTTCATCTGTGTTTCGTCCTGAAAGAGTTTCTCCATGGGAACTTGAGCCCCTAGTTGCAAATAATACGCCTTCTGCACATCTTCCTCCACAAAGGAACAAACGACCGAGACCTCCGGGTTTGCTGTCACCAACCACCGCTCCATCTACTCCTG TTACTGCAGATGGTGTGTGGAAATCCCCGGCAGACAATCCTTCCTCGGTACCGTTATTCTCTCCTCCTGCCAAGACCGCGGCCTTTGGTCTTGGTGGGAACAAATCATTTGGAGTATCCATTGGATCAGCCTTCTGGCCCACTCATGCAGATGGTGCAGCTGAATCCTTTGCTTCAGCGCTTAACAACGAGTCTCCTACTGAAAAGAAGCAAACTAATGGAAATGTCTGCAGGCTTTTTGGGTTTGAGCTGGTTGAAAATATGAATGTGGACGAATGTTTCTCTGCTGCTTCTGTGTCCGGTGCTGTCGCTGTTGATCAACCTGTCCCATCCAATGAGTTTGACTCTGGTCAGCAATCTGAATCGTTAAATATCAACCAAGCTAATCTTCCTTCGGGTAGTGGCGATCATGAGAAATCCTCTCTGAGGTCTCCTCAAAAATCGCAAAGTAGGCAGATACGTAGCTGCACAAAG GTACACATGCAAGGTAGTGCAGTAGGCAGAGCTGTTGACTTGACAAGGTCAGAGTGTTACGAGGATCTGTTCAAGAAGCTGGAAGAGATGTTCGACATCAAGGGTGAACTCTTAGAATCTACCAAAAAATGGCAAGTTGTTTACACCGATGATGAAGATGACATGATGATGGTTGGTGACGATCCATGGAA TGAGTTCTGTGGAATGGTGAGAAAGATATTTATCTACACACCCGAAGAAGTGAAGAAACTTTCACCCAAGAACAAACTCACAGTCAATGTTAGGATGCAACCCAAAACTGATGCAGACGAAAATGGGAACACAGAGGGCAGGTCATCATCGATGGCTGGATCAAGATGA
- the LOC103829217 gene encoding auxin response factor 1 isoform X2 — protein sequence MPLCQSKETTREHVIHVVEQPREREREREREREKTIKIKKSKGSIGEKRGSHSQRVRVGFNQTLTVFSIFSSGFCLNPRSLALGFVKIVESWKGKRIQNQTDSQMAASNHPCGKPGGALSDALCRELWHACAGPLVTLPREGERVYYFPEGHMEQLEASMHQGLEQQMPSFNLPSKILCKVINIQRRAEPETDEVYAQITLLPEADQSEPMSPDAPVQEPEKCTVHSFCKTLTASDTSTHGGFSVLRRHADDCLPPLDMSQQPPWQELVATDLHNNEWHFRHIFRGQPRRHLLTTGWSVFVSSKKLVAGDAFIFLRGENEELRVGVRRHMRQQTNIPSSVISSHSMHIGVLATAAHAITTGTIFSVFYKPRTSRSEFIVSVNRYLEAKNQKLAVGMRFKMRFEGEEAPEKRFSGTIVGVQENKSSVWHDSEWRSLKVQWDEPSSVFRPERVSPWELEPLVANNTPSAHLPPQRNKRPRPPGLLSPTTAPSTPDGVWKSPADNPSSVPLFSPPAKTAAFGLGGNKSFGVSIGSAFWPTHADGAAESFASALNNESPTEKKQTNGNVCRLFGFELVENMNVDECFSAASVSGAVAVDQPVPSNEFDSGQQSESLNINQANLPSGSGDHEKSSLRSPQKSQSRQIRSCTKVHMQGSAVGRAVDLTRSECYEDLFKKLEEMFDIKGELLESTKKWQVVYTDDEDDMMMVGDDPWNEFCGMVRKIFIYTPEEVKKLSPKNKLTVNVRMQPKTDADENGNTEGRSSSMAGSR from the exons ATGCCCCTTTGCCAAAGTAAAGAGACTACTAGAGAGCATGTCATACATGTGGTTGAACAAccgcgagagagagagagagagagagagagagagagggaaaagacaataaaaataaagaaaagtaaAGGAAGCATTGGAGAAAAAAGAGGCAGCCATAGCCAGAGGGTTCGTGTCGGCTTCAACCAAACACTGACGGT ATTCTCAATCTTTTCATCTGGGTTTTGTTTGAACCCTAGGTCGCTGGCTCTTGGTTTTGTCAAGATCGTTGAATCTTGGAAAG GTAAACGTATCCAAAATCAAACGGATTCTCAAATGGCAGCTAGCAATCATCCATGTGGAAAACCTGGag GGGCTTTAAGTGATGCTTTATGTAGGGAGCTGTGGCATGCTTGTGCCGGACCTCTTGTAACCCTACCTCGTGAAGGGGAAAGAGTTTATTATTTCCCTGAAGGTCACATGGAGCAG CTTGAGGCATCAATGCATCAAGGTCTGGAACAGCAGATGCCTTCCTTTAATCTCCCATCTAAGATTCTCTGTAAAGTGATCAATATCCAGCGAAGG GCGGAGCCCGAGACTGACGAAGTATATGCGCAAATAACCTTATTGCCAGAAGCGGAT CAAAGTGAACCTATGAGCCCGGACGCCCCTGTTCAAGAACCTGAAAAGTGCACAGTGCATTCATTTTGCAAGACACTAACTGCTTCGGACACAAGCACACATGGTGGATTTTCTGTGCTACGGAGACACGCAGATGATTGTCTTCCACCCTTG GACATGTCCCAACAACCACCATGGCAAGAACTGGTTGCAACTGACTTGCACAATAATGAATGGCATTTTAGGCACATTTTCCGAG GCCAGCCAAGGCGCCATTTGCTAACAACTGGGTGGAGTGTTTTTGTTAGCTCGAAAAAACTGGTTGCTGGTGATGCTTTCATATTCTTAAG GGGTGAGAATGAAGAGCTCCGAGTTGGTGTTAGGCGGCACATGAGACAACAGACTAATATCCCCTCCTCTGTCATTTCAAGTCATAGCATGCATATTGGGGTCCTTGCGACTGCCGCTCATGCCATTACAACAGGAACAATCTTTTCCGTCTTCTACAAGCCAAG AACTAGTAGGTCAGAGTTTATTGTGAGCGTCAATAGGTATCTCGAAGCCAAGAACCAGAAGCTGGCTGTAGGCATGCGTTTCAAGATGAGATTCGAGGGTGAAGAAGCTCCCGAGAAAAG GTTCAGTGGCACAATAGTTGGTGTTCAGGAAAACAAATCTTCGGTCTGGCATGATTCTGAATGGAGATCGCTGAAG GTTCAATGGGACGAGCCTTCATCTGTGTTTCGTCCTGAAAGAGTTTCTCCATGGGAACTTGAGCCCCTAGTTGCAAATAATACGCCTTCTGCACATCTTCCTCCACAAAGGAACAAACGACCGAGACCTCCGGGTTTGCTGTCACCAACCACCGCTCCATCTACTCCTG ATGGTGTGTGGAAATCCCCGGCAGACAATCCTTCCTCGGTACCGTTATTCTCTCCTCCTGCCAAGACCGCGGCCTTTGGTCTTGGTGGGAACAAATCATTTGGAGTATCCATTGGATCAGCCTTCTGGCCCACTCATGCAGATGGTGCAGCTGAATCCTTTGCTTCAGCGCTTAACAACGAGTCTCCTACTGAAAAGAAGCAAACTAATGGAAATGTCTGCAGGCTTTTTGGGTTTGAGCTGGTTGAAAATATGAATGTGGACGAATGTTTCTCTGCTGCTTCTGTGTCCGGTGCTGTCGCTGTTGATCAACCTGTCCCATCCAATGAGTTTGACTCTGGTCAGCAATCTGAATCGTTAAATATCAACCAAGCTAATCTTCCTTCGGGTAGTGGCGATCATGAGAAATCCTCTCTGAGGTCTCCTCAAAAATCGCAAAGTAGGCAGATACGTAGCTGCACAAAG GTACACATGCAAGGTAGTGCAGTAGGCAGAGCTGTTGACTTGACAAGGTCAGAGTGTTACGAGGATCTGTTCAAGAAGCTGGAAGAGATGTTCGACATCAAGGGTGAACTCTTAGAATCTACCAAAAAATGGCAAGTTGTTTACACCGATGATGAAGATGACATGATGATGGTTGGTGACGATCCATGGAA TGAGTTCTGTGGAATGGTGAGAAAGATATTTATCTACACACCCGAAGAAGTGAAGAAACTTTCACCCAAGAACAAACTCACAGTCAATGTTAGGATGCAACCCAAAACTGATGCAGACGAAAATGGGAACACAGAGGGCAGGTCATCATCGATGGCTGGATCAAGATGA
- the LOC103829217 gene encoding auxin response factor 1 isoform X4: protein MAASNHPCGKPGGALSDALCRELWHACAGPLVTLPREGERVYYFPEGHMEQLEASMHQGLEQQMPSFNLPSKILCKVINIQRRAEPETDEVYAQITLLPEADQSEPMSPDAPVQEPEKCTVHSFCKTLTASDTSTHGGFSVLRRHADDCLPPLDMSQQPPWQELVATDLHNNEWHFRHIFRGQPRRHLLTTGWSVFVSSKKLVAGDAFIFLRGENEELRVGVRRHMRQQTNIPSSVISSHSMHIGVLATAAHAITTGTIFSVFYKPRTSRSEFIVSVNRYLEAKNQKLAVGMRFKMRFEGEEAPEKRFSGTIVGVQENKSSVWHDSEWRSLKVQWDEPSSVFRPERVSPWELEPLVANNTPSAHLPPQRNKRPRPPGLLSPTTAPSTPVTADGVWKSPADNPSSVPLFSPPAKTAAFGLGGNKSFGVSIGSAFWPTHADGAAESFASALNNESPTEKKQTNGNVCRLFGFELVENMNVDECFSAASVSGAVAVDQPVPSNEFDSGQQSESLNINQANLPSGSGDHEKSSLRSPQKSQSRQIRSCTKVHMQGSAVGRAVDLTRSECYEDLFKKLEEMFDIKGELLESTKKWQVVYTDDEDDMMMVGDDPWNEFCGMVRKIFIYTPEEVKKLSPKNKLTVNVRMQPKTDADENGNTEGRSSSMAGSR from the exons ATGGCAGCTAGCAATCATCCATGTGGAAAACCTGGag GGGCTTTAAGTGATGCTTTATGTAGGGAGCTGTGGCATGCTTGTGCCGGACCTCTTGTAACCCTACCTCGTGAAGGGGAAAGAGTTTATTATTTCCCTGAAGGTCACATGGAGCAG CTTGAGGCATCAATGCATCAAGGTCTGGAACAGCAGATGCCTTCCTTTAATCTCCCATCTAAGATTCTCTGTAAAGTGATCAATATCCAGCGAAGG GCGGAGCCCGAGACTGACGAAGTATATGCGCAAATAACCTTATTGCCAGAAGCGGAT CAAAGTGAACCTATGAGCCCGGACGCCCCTGTTCAAGAACCTGAAAAGTGCACAGTGCATTCATTTTGCAAGACACTAACTGCTTCGGACACAAGCACACATGGTGGATTTTCTGTGCTACGGAGACACGCAGATGATTGTCTTCCACCCTTG GACATGTCCCAACAACCACCATGGCAAGAACTGGTTGCAACTGACTTGCACAATAATGAATGGCATTTTAGGCACATTTTCCGAG GCCAGCCAAGGCGCCATTTGCTAACAACTGGGTGGAGTGTTTTTGTTAGCTCGAAAAAACTGGTTGCTGGTGATGCTTTCATATTCTTAAG GGGTGAGAATGAAGAGCTCCGAGTTGGTGTTAGGCGGCACATGAGACAACAGACTAATATCCCCTCCTCTGTCATTTCAAGTCATAGCATGCATATTGGGGTCCTTGCGACTGCCGCTCATGCCATTACAACAGGAACAATCTTTTCCGTCTTCTACAAGCCAAG AACTAGTAGGTCAGAGTTTATTGTGAGCGTCAATAGGTATCTCGAAGCCAAGAACCAGAAGCTGGCTGTAGGCATGCGTTTCAAGATGAGATTCGAGGGTGAAGAAGCTCCCGAGAAAAG GTTCAGTGGCACAATAGTTGGTGTTCAGGAAAACAAATCTTCGGTCTGGCATGATTCTGAATGGAGATCGCTGAAG GTTCAATGGGACGAGCCTTCATCTGTGTTTCGTCCTGAAAGAGTTTCTCCATGGGAACTTGAGCCCCTAGTTGCAAATAATACGCCTTCTGCACATCTTCCTCCACAAAGGAACAAACGACCGAGACCTCCGGGTTTGCTGTCACCAACCACCGCTCCATCTACTCCTG TTACTGCAGATGGTGTGTGGAAATCCCCGGCAGACAATCCTTCCTCGGTACCGTTATTCTCTCCTCCTGCCAAGACCGCGGCCTTTGGTCTTGGTGGGAACAAATCATTTGGAGTATCCATTGGATCAGCCTTCTGGCCCACTCATGCAGATGGTGCAGCTGAATCCTTTGCTTCAGCGCTTAACAACGAGTCTCCTACTGAAAAGAAGCAAACTAATGGAAATGTCTGCAGGCTTTTTGGGTTTGAGCTGGTTGAAAATATGAATGTGGACGAATGTTTCTCTGCTGCTTCTGTGTCCGGTGCTGTCGCTGTTGATCAACCTGTCCCATCCAATGAGTTTGACTCTGGTCAGCAATCTGAATCGTTAAATATCAACCAAGCTAATCTTCCTTCGGGTAGTGGCGATCATGAGAAATCCTCTCTGAGGTCTCCTCAAAAATCGCAAAGTAGGCAGATACGTAGCTGCACAAAG GTACACATGCAAGGTAGTGCAGTAGGCAGAGCTGTTGACTTGACAAGGTCAGAGTGTTACGAGGATCTGTTCAAGAAGCTGGAAGAGATGTTCGACATCAAGGGTGAACTCTTAGAATCTACCAAAAAATGGCAAGTTGTTTACACCGATGATGAAGATGACATGATGATGGTTGGTGACGATCCATGGAA TGAGTTCTGTGGAATGGTGAGAAAGATATTTATCTACACACCCGAAGAAGTGAAGAAACTTTCACCCAAGAACAAACTCACAGTCAATGTTAGGATGCAACCCAAAACTGATGCAGACGAAAATGGGAACACAGAGGGCAGGTCATCATCGATGGCTGGATCAAGATGA